A single genomic interval of Dysidea avara chromosome 8, odDysAvar1.4, whole genome shotgun sequence harbors:
- the LOC136264049 gene encoding uncharacterized protein: MPKECCAVNCSNLCVRGSGLNFYTFPADLDRRNKWIAAVNRKNWYPTEHTVICSEHFIDGQKSNNQFAPNYTPTIFQRVDSPMKRKMEAQVADFRRRTASRKRRIEQTEITDQQKKKAKESRMQELAESSKRQEEARKLEEERRLKEIEEQQRLEEERKRREEDERERLLREEERREAEQRKEIEDAKQKRLDEMNRLQQAEETRLEYDELLKKYDDLLLKYNQAVEELEQLRTREAKLNTKVDELQTRIVSRQSLEENDKQVKFYTGLPSFAVLLAIYNLVIKGLPECHFSGCPMFDQLLITLIKLRLNIPDQDSAYRFGVNQSTVSRCITKWLDVLHVKLSPLIYWPERDQLRKTMPTCFRKNFRKCAIVIDCFEVFIDRPTSLMARAQTWSNYKKHNTCKFLIGITPQGSVLFISKGWGGRVSDVHLTENCGLLSKLLPGDVILADCGFTIEKAAGMYCAEVKVPPFTRGKKQLSKLEVDTARQLSHVRIHVERVIGLVRQKYSILQSTLSINMLKGDEEGVSPVDKIVVICCALCNCCDSVVPF, translated from the coding sequence ATGCCAAAGGAGTGTTGTGCTGTGAATTGTTCCAATTTGTGTGTAAGAGGGAGTGGATTAAATTTTTATACTTTCCCAGCGGATCTAGATCGAAGAAATAAATGGATTGCTGCTGTAAACAGGAAGAACTGGTACCCAACCGAGCACACGGTAATATGTAGTGAACATTTCATTGATGGACAAAAGAGTAACAACCAGTTTGCACCGAACTACACCCCTACAATCTTTCAACGCGTTGACAGTCCTATGAAACGAAAGATGGAAGCTCAGGTCGCGGATTTTCGAAGAAGAACAGCTTCCAGAAAACGGAGGATAGAGCAGACCGAGATCACTGATCAGCAAAAGAAAAAGGCAAAGGAAAGCAGAATGCAAGAGCTTGCTGAGTCTAGCAAAAGGCAAGAAGAAGCAAGGAAATTGGAAGAAGAACGGAGGCTGAAAGAAATAGAAGAGCAGCAAAGGTTAGAGGAGGAGAGGAAAAGACGTGAAGAAGATGAGAGGGAGAGATTGTTGAGAGAAGAAGAAAGGAGAGAAGCCGAACAAAGAAAGGAGATTGAAGATGCCAAACAAAAGAGGTTGGATGAAATGAACAGATTGCAACAAGCTGAAGAGACACGACTAGAGTATGATGAACTACTCAAGAAATATGATGACCTACTCCTGAAATACAACCAAGCTGTAGAAGAGCTTGAACAGCTAAGAACAAGAGAAGCCAAACTGAATACAAAGGTTGATGAGTTGCAGACAAGGATAGTAAGTCGACAGAGCTTAGAAGAGAATGATAAGCAAGTGAAGTTTTATACAGGCCTACCATCGTTTGCAGTTTTGCTAGCCATATACAATTTGGTGATAAAGGGTCTACCTGAATGTCATTTTTCTGGCTGTCCCATGTTTGATCAGCTCTTGATTACTTTGATTAAGCTACGACTTAATATTCCTGATCAAGATTCGGCATATCGCTTTGGTGTAAACCAATCTACAGTTTCCCGATGCATTACCAAGTGGCTAGATGTACTTCATGTAAAGTTATCACCGTTGATTTATTGGCCAGAGAGGGATCAGTTACGGAAGACAATGCCAACATGTTTCAGGAAAAATTTTCGGAAATGTGCGATTGTTATAGACTGTTTTGAAGTGTTCATAGACAGGCCAACTTCACTGATGGCAAGGGCTCAAACATGGTCGAACTATAAGAAGCACAACACATGCAAATTCTTAATAGGCATCACTCCTCAGGGGTCAGTATTGTTTATATCTAAAGGCTGGGGCGGAAGGGTATCTGATGTACATTTAACTGAGAACTGTGGTCTGCTCTCAAAACTGTTACCTGGAGATGTCATATTAGCAGATTGTGGCTTCACAATAGAAAAGGCTGCAGGAATGTATTGTGCAGAAGTCAAGGTACCTCCCTTTACAAGAGGGAAAAAGCAGTTAAGTAAGCTAGAAGTTGACACTGCTCGCCAGCTTTCTCATGTTAGAATTCATGTTGAAAGAGTTATTGGGCTAGTAAGGCAAAAATATTCCATATTACAATCAACTCTGTCTATTAACATGCTCAAAGGTGACGAAGAGGGTGTGTCTCCTGTTGATAAAATAGTTGTAATATGTTGTGCGCTATGTAACTGTTGTGACTCTGTAGTACCATTTTAA